One stretch of Saccharopolyspora erythraea DNA includes these proteins:
- a CDS encoding glycosyltransferase family 4 protein, with translation MLIDATAVPADRGGVGRYVDSLLAALDSDGARVAVACQPRDARLYSTIAPHTEVVPAAESVATRTARLAWEQTTLPRLIRRLGIDVLHSPHYTTPLANPAASVVTLHDATFFTDPALHSPVKARFFRAWTRTALRRATLCVVPSDATASELARTVGADRGAIQVMYHGVDPERFHPPSPAEVQAVRDRLGLFDQPYIAFLGALEPRKNVPSLIRGFTMACQGRSDPPTLVLAGQPGWDTRVERALVAVPHRIRVIRAGYLPFGELAGFLGGAQVVAYPSIGEGFGLPVLEAMACGAAVLTTRRLALPEVGGDAVAYCGVGAGDIAAALTELFDDSARRSALAAAAQRRAKEFTWAACATQHRDAYARADHVHRHRR, from the coding sequence ATCCTCATCGACGCCACGGCGGTGCCCGCGGACCGCGGGGGCGTCGGCCGGTACGTGGACTCGCTGCTCGCCGCGCTCGACTCCGACGGTGCCCGGGTCGCGGTCGCCTGCCAGCCCAGGGACGCCAGGCTCTACAGCACCATCGCGCCGCACACCGAGGTCGTGCCCGCCGCCGAGTCCGTGGCGACCCGCACCGCCCGGCTGGCGTGGGAGCAGACGACCCTGCCCCGGCTGATCCGCCGCCTCGGCATCGACGTCCTGCACTCGCCGCACTACACCACCCCGCTGGCGAATCCGGCCGCGTCGGTGGTCACGCTGCACGACGCGACCTTCTTCACGGACCCGGCGCTGCACTCGCCGGTCAAGGCGCGCTTCTTCCGGGCGTGGACGCGGACGGCGTTGCGGCGCGCGACGTTGTGCGTCGTCCCGAGCGATGCGACCGCGAGCGAGCTCGCGCGCACCGTCGGTGCCGACCGCGGCGCGATCCAGGTGATGTACCACGGTGTCGACCCCGAGCGCTTCCACCCGCCGTCGCCCGCGGAGGTGCAGGCGGTGCGGGACCGGCTCGGCCTGTTCGACCAGCCCTACATCGCCTTCCTCGGCGCGCTCGAACCGCGCAAGAACGTCCCGTCGCTGATCCGCGGGTTCACCATGGCCTGCCAGGGCCGATCCGATCCGCCGACGCTGGTGCTGGCCGGTCAGCCGGGCTGGGACACCCGCGTCGAGCGGGCGCTCGTGGCGGTTCCGCACCGCATCCGGGTGATCCGCGCCGGCTACCTGCCCTTCGGTGAGCTGGCGGGTTTCCTCGGCGGTGCTCAGGTGGTGGCCTATCCCAGCATCGGCGAGGGTTTCGGCCTCCCGGTGCTGGAGGCGATGGCCTGCGGTGCGGCGGTGCTGACCACCCGGCGGCTCGCGTTACCCGAGGTCGGTGGCGATGCCGTCGCCTACTGCGGGGTCGGCGCGGGTGACATCGCGGCGGCGCTCACCGAGCTGTTCGACGACTCCGCGCGGCGCTCGGCCCTCGCGGCGGCGGCGCAGCGCCGTGCGAAGGAGTTCACCTGGGCCGCCTGCGCCACGCAGCACCGCGACGCCTACGCCCGCGCCGACCACGTCCACCGCCACCGCCGCTGA
- a CDS encoding glycosyltransferase family 4 protein, producing MPELVAIAEQLLAPVPGGTGRYTRELLRAMAATAPPGWRLTSVVSRGGDPGAAVVDGVEGPRVLRLPRRALVAAWERGAPLWPGGDSVHAMTPLAPPPRRGRRLVVTVHDTVPWTHPETLTPRGVAWHRRAIARAGRTADAIVVPTTAVATELAQHVDLRAEVHVIGEGVTPSVIADHSNCSDANPTEPHPDNERIAARLELPPSYVLAVGTIEPRKGHADLIRALSLPGAPDVPLLVVGRQGWGGVDLHALAAEHGLGPGRVRVLGGLADAELAVVLRRAGALAAPSLAEGFGLPLLEAMAAGVPVVHSDAPALVEVAGGAGVTVPRSAPAALAEALRAVVADPDPERIEAGRRRASACTWERAAREVWRLHTEKP from the coding sequence GTGCCCGAACTCGTCGCGATCGCCGAGCAACTGCTGGCCCCGGTTCCCGGGGGCACCGGCCGCTACACGCGCGAGCTGCTGCGCGCGATGGCCGCGACCGCGCCGCCCGGGTGGCGGCTGACCAGCGTTGTCAGCCGAGGCGGTGATCCGGGCGCCGCCGTCGTCGACGGCGTCGAAGGGCCGCGCGTGCTCCGGCTGCCGCGCCGTGCGCTCGTCGCCGCGTGGGAGCGCGGTGCCCCGCTGTGGCCGGGCGGCGACAGCGTGCACGCGATGACGCCGCTGGCCCCGCCACCGCGCCGAGGTCGCCGACTGGTGGTCACCGTTCACGACACGGTTCCCTGGACCCATCCCGAGACGCTGACCCCGCGCGGTGTGGCGTGGCACCGGCGGGCCATCGCCCGCGCCGGCCGCACCGCCGACGCCATCGTGGTTCCGACCACGGCGGTCGCCACCGAGCTGGCGCAGCACGTCGATCTCAGGGCCGAGGTCCACGTCATCGGCGAAGGCGTCACCCCGTCCGTCATCGCCGACCACTCCAACTGCAGCGATGCCAACCCCACCGAGCCCCACCCCGACAACGAACGCATCGCCGCCCGTCTGGAGCTGCCGCCCAGCTACGTCTTGGCCGTCGGGACGATCGAGCCGCGCAAGGGGCACGCAGACCTCATCCGCGCCCTCTCGCTCCCCGGGGCGCCCGACGTGCCGCTGCTGGTCGTAGGCAGACAGGGGTGGGGTGGGGTCGACCTGCACGCGCTGGCCGCCGAACACGGTCTGGGCCCCGGCCGGGTGCGCGTGCTCGGCGGTCTCGCCGACGCCGAACTCGCGGTGGTGCTCCGCCGTGCCGGTGCGCTCGCCGCACCAAGCCTGGCCGAGGGGTTCGGCCTGCCGCTGCTGGAGGCCATGGCGGCAGGCGTCCCGGTAGTCCACTCCGACGCTCCGGCGCTGGTGGAGGTCGCGGGCGGTGCCGGGGTGACAGTGCCTCGCTCGGCTCCCGCCGCGCTGGCCGAGGCGCTGCGCGCCGTGGTCGCCGATCCGGACCCCGAGCGCATCGAGGCCGGTCGGCGCCGGGCGTCGGCCTGCACCTGGGAGCGAGCCGCGCGCGAAGTCTGGCGCCTGCACACCGAGAAGCCGTGA
- a CDS encoding glycosyltransferase family 2 protein, producing MTTSVTSSADRSGASADRVRSTVVVVTWRGRDHVGACLDALSAQDRPHRTLVVDNASDDGTAEVLAAHPSRPEVLRMPRNLGYAGGVAAALANVRTPLVAWLNDDAAPEPGWLAALENALGQEAGPDAVAAASSALLAPDGRLQSVGVRLTTDGYGADAVAPEAAGGAAAAAGGAAQPVGGTTGTGGEVFGFCGGAVLMRMADLRAIGGVPARFFCYYEDTDTSWRLRLAGRRIVHVPGARATHLHGASAEPGSARFHRWNERNRLLTLLRCAPAPVAFREFVRFAAITCALPVRRYAPRPLRRDVPDAANFRLTLRIRVLGEVAAQLPSTLAERRAIGRRAAVGRVQVWREWAGR from the coding sequence GTGACCACGTCGGTGACTTCGTCCGCGGACCGGTCGGGAGCCTCGGCGGACCGGGTGCGCAGCACCGTGGTGGTCGTGACCTGGCGAGGACGCGACCACGTCGGAGCCTGCCTGGACGCCCTGTCCGCCCAGGATCGTCCACATAGGACCTTGGTGGTCGACAACGCCTCGGACGACGGCACCGCGGAGGTACTGGCGGCCCATCCGTCCCGGCCGGAAGTGCTCCGGATGCCGCGGAACCTGGGCTACGCGGGCGGGGTCGCGGCCGCGCTGGCCAACGTGCGGACCCCTCTCGTCGCCTGGCTCAACGACGACGCAGCGCCGGAGCCCGGGTGGCTGGCAGCGCTGGAGAACGCACTGGGACAGGAAGCCGGACCCGATGCTGTGGCAGCGGCTTCCAGCGCGTTGCTCGCACCGGACGGCCGACTGCAATCGGTCGGTGTCCGTCTCACGACGGACGGTTACGGCGCAGATGCGGTAGCACCGGAGGCGGCAGGCGGAGCGGCTGCGGCAGCGGGCGGAGCAGCGCAGCCAGTAGGCGGAACGACGGGAACAGGCGGGGAGGTCTTCGGTTTCTGCGGCGGGGCGGTGCTGATGCGGATGGCCGACCTGCGTGCGATCGGTGGAGTTCCGGCGAGGTTCTTCTGCTACTACGAGGACACCGACACGTCGTGGCGACTGCGCCTCGCGGGACGCCGGATCGTGCACGTCCCCGGCGCCCGCGCCACGCACCTGCACGGCGCGTCAGCGGAACCGGGTTCGGCGCGCTTCCACCGCTGGAACGAGCGCAACAGGCTGCTGACCCTGCTGCGGTGCGCCCCTGCTCCGGTGGCGTTCAGGGAGTTTGTCCGCTTCGCGGCGATCACCTGCGCGCTTCCAGTGCGGCGGTACGCACCGCGGCCCCTGCGACGGGATGTGCCGGACGCCGCGAACTTCCGCCTCACCCTGCGGATTCGGGTGCTTGGGGAAGTTGCGGCCCAGCTGCCGTCGACGCTGGCGGAACGGCGGGCCATCGGCCGCCGGGCAGCGGTGGGGCGGGTTCAGGTTTGGCGGGAGTGGGCCGGGCGGTAG